From Medicago truncatula cultivar Jemalong A17 chromosome 7, MtrunA17r5.0-ANR, whole genome shotgun sequence, a single genomic window includes:
- the LOC11418491 gene encoding uncharacterized protein yields the protein METNNSTAPTTTSASSATTDAKVQRVTKKSSDELLRKFAEVGTNEKKELRLIKRRKKMKENQSESSSNGSTAVVERRSLLPATVSRKSVLRQLRVRDNRNKSSLLGTIHKTWRRTVEGASRVFMEKHYNRHKRLINDIV from the exons ATGGAAACTAACAACTCTACTGCCCCAACAACTACCTCTGCTTCTTCTGCTACTACTGATGCTAAGGTTCAACGAGTAACAAAGAAATCTTCTGACGAGCTACTAAGGAAATTTGCTGAAGTGGGTACCAATGAGAAGAAAGAGTTACGTCTTATCAAACGCCGCAAAAAGATGAAGGAAAATCAATCTGAGAGCTCTTCAAACGGCAGCACAGCCGTCGTGGAAAGGAGGTCGCTTTTGCCGGCAACAGTGAGCCGGAAGTCTGTGCTCCGGCAGCTCAGGGTTAGAGATAACAGAAACAAGTCATCACTCTTGGGAACCATTCACAAG ACATGGCGTAGAACTGTAGAAGGTGCCTCTAGAGTTTTCATGGAAAAGCATTATAACCGTCATAAGCGTTTGATCAATGATATTGTTTAG
- the LOC11423662 gene encoding probable protein phosphatase 2C 43 — MARDHNCENSDIREDLAILHPNDDSICTYDFGKWRVKGLTRCIGNAYMKKAEFTTTRFSQAPPGEHVTSIFTIYTRVLKDTDKFVIFGYIVDSGNYS; from the exons ATGGCCAGAGATCACAATTGTGAAAACTCAGATATTCGAGAAGACCTCGCAATATTGCATCCAAATGATGATAGTATTTGCACCTATGATTTTGGAAAATGGCGTGTTAAAGGCTTAACAAG ATGCATAGGAAATGCGTACATGAAGAAGGCAGAGTTCACTACAACGAGATTTTCCCAAGCCCCACCAGGGGAGCATGTGACTTCAATTTTCACAATTTATACAAGAGTCTTAAAAGACACTGATAAATTCGTTATATTTGGATATATAGTGGATTCTGGAAATTACTCATGA